Part of the Acidobacteriota bacterium genome, GAGCGGCAGATCAGCGACCAGGGGTTCTCCGCCGCCTGGGAAGTGCCGTCCTTCGGCCGGGGCTTCCCCGAGGTGGGCTGGACGAAGGAAGTAGAGCCCCACGTGCTCACCTCGTCGGCCTTCGGGGTGTCCTTGGTGCTGGAGGCGGACGCTTATCAGCAGACCGAGCGATCGGTGAAGTATGCGGTGTTGTTCATCATTCTCACCTTCGGCACCTTCTTCTTGCTCGAACTCCTCAGCCGTTCGCGGCTCCATGCGGTGCAGTACCTGCTGGTTGGATTCGCGCTGTCGCTGTTCTACGTGTTGCTGCTCGCACTGTCGGAGCACTTCGGCTTCGGCCTGGCCTATGCCCTGGCGGCGGTGGCGACGGTGCTGTTGATCGCCGGCTATTCGCGCAGCCTGTTGGGAGGGAGCCGTGCGGGCTGGATCCTGGGTAGCCTCTCGCTGCTCTACGGCTATCTCTACATCCTGCTCCAGCTCGAGGACTACGCGCTGTTGGTGGGTGCGGTGGGACTGTTCGCGGTGGTGGCGCTGATCATGATGGCGACGCGCAACCTCGACTGGTTTTCGCTGCGCTTCCGGGGAGATCACGGTCCGTCTTCCGGCGCCGGTGCGCCGGTGTAGGCGTACTCCGAATGGGCGAACTCACTTCGGATATCCTCGCCGCCAGACATTCATCTGGAGGAGGAGTCCATGAGCCACCCCGAGGAGAGATTGCAGGTCACCGCCATCGCCGGCAGCCTGCGCCGCGGATCCGTCAACCGGGCCTTGCTGGTGGCCGCCACGGAACTGGCGCCGCCGTCCCTGGACATCCGGATCGTCGGGTTGAACGATCTGCCGGTCTACGACGGCGACGTCGAAGACCAGGGGGTGCCGGATGCGGTGAAGGCCTTGCGGGAAGCGGTCGAGTCCGCCGACGGACTGCTGATCGCTACCCCGGAATACAACCAGGGCGTCCCCGGCGGCTTGAAGAATGCCGTCGACTGGCTGAGCCGCCCCCCCAAGCCGCAGTCCTTC contains:
- a CDS encoding NADPH-dependent FMN reductase, which produces MSHPEERLQVTAIAGSLRRGSVNRALLVAATELAPPSLDIRIVGLNDLPVYDGDVEDQGVPDAVKALREAVESADGLLIATPEYNQGVPGGLKNAVDWLSRPPKPQSFDGRPIGVMGATPGTLGTRAAQYQLRQTLVGLNGAVMAQPMLFISGAGQKFDADLRLTDEPTRAHLTRYLEAFAGWVQRMRK